The Tigriopus californicus strain San Diego chromosome 5, Tcal_SD_v2.1, whole genome shotgun sequence genome includes a region encoding these proteins:
- the LOC131880046 gene encoding solute carrier family 22 member 7-like encodes MKESRTLNFDDVLENTLGGFGRWQFLLYVAGGLLLFPCKLYIPIFLGFLPRYRCKVLECDLEPKVEFHPTWAEFAIPHLDNNYLHDGLGHCQRFSSNGTSCSKFNFDEHHMVPCSQSVYDDSMMKEPMVAFFDIGPCSSNDPNWWLGSWISQMAFIEIIFWTGVMIGILVCGRMGDRYGTRVVILTSQVTFTVGAIIAFTSMTYSSYVISSLLTGFGCMGSSTSPYVLVSEVMGKNHRHYLAFYQIFRVLGGFSYAWVASVLQNWRQFWLYALCVNLAVSPIWFWLHDSPRWLLSRGQFSQARKVLDFATKINGEPRLSANDFAALQEASRQQNASNRIHERMWTNYYVLRNLVVCLFIWLSVGLMYLGLSRISVTLGGNIYENFALFEGAELIGLVLSSTVASYMDCRTLIVWSLGSGSLALVLSFLIGHPMWTLALVVLGKTWASMSLQVIYVYTPAIFPTPIRNSALGLSSTAARLGALIGAWLINSKGIPIVLSLLIFAGIGLMACTLILAFLPKIQGSALPETLQDVKNLDRDLPVLGHLSIFDEVLPSGMDFEKESLLKNALSQEELLS; translated from the exons atgaaagaatccAGGACTTTGAACTTTGACGATGTTTTGGAGAATACCTTAGGAGGCTTTGGGCGATGGCAGTTTCTTCTTTACGTGGCCGGGGGACTGCTTCTGTTTCCGTGTAAGTTGTACATTCCCATATTCTTGGGATTTCTTCCCCGATATCGGTGCAAAGTCCTCGAATGTGACTTGGAGCCCAAAGTGGAATTTCATCCAACATGGGCGGAATTTGCCATCCCACATCTTGACAACAATTACCTACATGATGGCTTGGGCCATTGTCAAAGGTTTTCATCGAATGGTAcgtcttgttccaaattcaattttgatgagcACCACATGGTTCCATGCTCACAAAGTGTTTATGATGACTCGATGATGAAAGAGCCAATGGTTGCGTTCTTCGATATTGGACCATGTTCCAGCAATGATCCCAATTGGTGGTTGGGGTCATGGATCTCCCAAATGGCGTTTattgaaatcatattttggACCGGAGTCATGATTGGCATTCTAGTGTGTGGGAG aatgGGTGACAGGTACGGCACACGTGTTGTCATATTAACCAGCCAGGTCACTTTCACTGTGGGAGCCATCATCGCCTTCACCTCCATGACGTACTCATCTTACGTCATTTCGTCCCTATTAACTGGCTTCGGTTGCATGGGCTCCTCCACATCCCCATATGTCTTAGTATCCGAGGTCATGGGTAAGAACCACCGGCATTACCTAGCTTTCTACCAAATCTTCCGAGTCTTGGGAGGATTTTCTTACGCCTGGGTGGCCTCTGTTCTGCAAAATTGGCGCCAGTTCTGGCTGTACGCCTTGTGTGTGAATTTAGCGGTTTCGCCAATCTGGTTTTGGCTCCACGATTCGCCACGTTGGCTCCTGAGCCGAGGCCAATTTTCCCAGGCCAGGAAGGTCTTGGACTTTGCAACCAAGATCAACGGGGAGCCTCGTCTAAGTGCGAATGATTTTGCAGCCTTACAAGAGGCCTCAAGGCAACAAAATGCCTCTAACAGGATCCATGAGCGCATGTGGACCAACTACTACGTTCTGAGGAACTTGGTTGTGTGTCTTTTTATTTGGCTGAGTGTTGGCTTAATGTATCTGGGCCTTTCAAGGATATCAGTCACTTTGGGAGGGAATATATACGAAAACTTCGCTCTCTTCGAAGGAGCAGAGCTAATTGGTCTTGTGCTCAGCTCGACAGTTGCTTCTTACATGGACTGTCGCACACTCATCGTTTGGTCCCTGGGATCTGGATCCCTCGCGTTGGTATTGAGTTTCTTGATTGGTCACCCCATGTGGACTTTAGCTTTGGTCGTACTCG GCAAGACTTGGGCGAGCATGTCGCTCCAAGTCATTTACGTTTATACCCCAGCTATATTTCCCACCCCGATCCGAAATTCCGCATTGGGTCTCTCCTCGACTGCAGCCCGATTGGGAGCTCTGATCGGCGCTTGGCTGATCAATTCCAAG GGCATTCCAATAGTTTTGAGCTTGTTGATCTTTGCTGGAATCGGATTGATGGCCTGCACACTCATTTTGGCATTCTTGCCCAAGATTCAAGGCTCCGCTCTTCCTGAAACGCTACAAGACGTGAAAAATCTCGATCGGGACTTGCCTGTTTTAGGTCATCTTTCTATTTTCGATGAAGTATTGCCGTCAGGgatggattttgaaaaagagtccCTCTTAAAGAACGCTTTGAGCCAAGAAGAATTGTTATCGTAG